A genomic window from Candidatus Acididesulfobacter guangdongensis includes:
- a CDS encoding tetratricopeptide repeat protein, whose protein sequence is MMKNYRAAAVEYFDNKNKYKEAVVALFDSGNYAEAQIVARNMTEKFPDCAFAWKALGAILKMLGKTLESIGAMQQAIELDPADAIIYSNLSATLQDINRYREAQMYCLKAIELQPDLAIAYHNLGSVLNNLGRPLDAQAVCLRAIQLKPDFAEAYYNLGNSFNEIGAQPEAQLSYLRAIELMPDSLQAYDNILMGMNYNPDFSISYYKEWAEKYGTLISSRVNRKFTNHNMPKSGDKLKVGFVSGDFRNHAVGLLLENMLGSIKNIELYAYSAHNAEDELTWRIKPYFKKWTAIYDKNDEESAHIIYKDGINILLDLSGHTRFNRLPVFAYKPAPVQASWLGYPASTGVKEIDYFIGDYYTSPKSEESHFNEKIYRFQNSCICLAPPCEAPKVGMLPALRNRFITFGCFNNLAKINDEVIAIWSEILLQIPAARLFLKTKQLGNKNVQDILFKKFNDNGVAEPAKRLILEGASPRAELLASYNKIDIALDPFPYNGGVTGAESVYMGVPILTLKGDRFVSRVGESIANNVGLSKFIAQNKEEYIKKAKDNSLDIAELADLRANLRNISLRSSLFDGARFAKDFENAMADIWMKSF, encoded by the coding sequence ATGATGAAAAATTACAGGGCGGCAGCTGTTGAATATTTCGATAATAAGAATAAGTATAAAGAGGCGGTAGTTGCGCTTTTTGATAGCGGAAATTACGCCGAAGCACAGATTGTTGCCCGCAATATGACAGAAAAATTTCCAGATTGCGCTTTTGCTTGGAAAGCGCTTGGCGCAATCTTAAAAATGCTCGGCAAAACTCTTGAGTCAATAGGGGCTATGCAGCAAGCAATAGAATTAGATCCCGCCGATGCTATTATATACAGCAATTTATCGGCTACGCTGCAGGACATAAACAGATATAGGGAAGCGCAGATGTACTGCCTGAAAGCGATAGAACTGCAGCCTGACCTTGCCATAGCATATCATAATCTCGGCAGCGTGCTGAATAATCTCGGCAGACCATTGGACGCGCAGGCTGTTTGTCTCAGAGCTATTCAACTTAAACCTGATTTCGCAGAAGCCTACTACAATTTAGGTAATTCGTTTAATGAAATAGGCGCTCAGCCGGAAGCTCAGCTTTCTTATCTGCGTGCGATAGAGTTAATGCCGGACAGTTTGCAGGCTTATGACAATATACTTATGGGTATGAATTATAATCCTGATTTCAGCATATCATATTATAAAGAATGGGCTGAAAAATATGGCACGTTAATAAGTTCTCGCGTTAACCGCAAATTTACAAATCATAATATGCCGAAATCAGGAGATAAACTGAAAGTAGGTTTTGTATCCGGAGATTTTAGGAATCATGCGGTAGGCCTTTTGCTGGAAAATATGCTTGGCAGTATAAAAAATATAGAACTGTATGCTTACAGCGCGCATAACGCAGAAGACGAACTGACTTGGAGAATAAAACCTTATTTTAAAAAGTGGACGGCTATTTATGACAAGAACGATGAAGAATCCGCGCATATAATTTATAAAGACGGCATTAACATTCTGTTAGATTTATCAGGACATACGAGATTCAACAGGCTGCCTGTTTTTGCGTATAAGCCTGCTCCGGTGCAGGCAAGCTGGCTTGGATATCCTGCAAGCACCGGAGTAAAAGAAATTGATTATTTTATAGGAGATTATTATACGTCGCCGAAAAGCGAAGAAAGCCATTTCAACGAAAAAATATACAGGTTTCAAAACTCATGTATATGCCTTGCGCCTCCCTGTGAAGCGCCTAAAGTAGGAATGCTGCCGGCATTGAGGAACCGTTTTATAACATTCGGCTGTTTTAATAATCTTGCCAAGATTAACGATGAGGTTATAGCCATATGGTCTGAAATACTCCTGCAAATTCCTGCTGCAAGGCTGTTTCTAAAGACAAAGCAGTTAGGAAATAAAAATGTACAGGATATTTTATTTAAAAAATTTAACGACAATGGTGTAGCAGAACCTGCAAAAAGATTAATTTTAGAAGGAGCTTCACCGAGGGCAGAACTCCTTGCTTCCTATAATAAAATAGACATAGCACTTGACCCTTTTCCTTATAATGGCGGTGTTACCGGCGCGGAATCGGTATATATGGGTGTGCCGATATTAACGCTAAAAGGAGACAGATTTGTATCAAGAGTCGGTGAAAGTATTGCGAATAACGTCGGTTTATCCAAGTTTATAGCGCAAAATAAAGAAGAGTACATAAAAAAGGCAAAAGATAACAGCTTAGATATCGCCGAACTTGCAGATTTACGGGCAAATCTCAGGAATATCTCTCTTAGGTCGTCCCTGTTTGACGGCGCAAGATTTGCTAAAGACTTTGAGAACGCAATGGCTGACATATGGATGAAAAGTTTCTAA